CTCGAATAATAGGAACCATTGCATAACCACCACCGATGGTTACACCACCTATTTTTGCCGTAATTGTAAAAATCTTCCATAAAGGTATCTTGTGAACATTCTCCATTTTGTTCAAAAAGCACCTCCAAAGCTGCTACGATTTTCAAAAAACATGTGCTAAAATGATTATAGCACAACAAGAAGGAAAATGAAATAAAGGAGTGGTAACTATGGATGCACTTATAGTTCCACAAATGGCAGGTCTGTTATGGATGAGTTTACGTATCATTCTGCTCGGTTACGAACGTATCGCTGGGAACAGGATTTCTAAAGGTTCCCCAACGTTCGTGGCCGCATGGGGATTCTTTTTCTTCTCTTTTCTTTCGTTCTTTCCATTCTTCAACACGATTACTTGGAAAATCCTCCTGAATTCTCTTGTGAGTGGTACAATCTACTCAATTTCCTTTTCACTGTACACATATGCATTAGGCAACGAAGATGCTTCAGTTATTGCGCCTTTGTATAACTTGAACGCTATATTCTTAGTAATATTGGCAGCGATGTTTTTAGGTGAACACTTCAGCGTAAAGAGACTGTTAGGTGCTTTATTGATGATTTACGGCGTAAGTTTTTTGAAAAAGGGAGAGAATGTTGTTATCTCCTACAAAAACATCATTAAAAGCAAAGGAGCGGTGGCGATGATAGTAGCGTCACTGCTCATGGCAATAGGAAGGATTATCGATAGGAAGTTCACAATCAATCTCTCGCCTATTGGATACTCGGTGGGAATATATCTTGTGATAAGTGCTTACATATTGATTTACGGAGTTGCAACTGGTAGTCGAATTCCGGATTATATTAGCTTAGTTAAACAGAAGTGGATCTATCTTATTTTGGGAGGTATCTGCAACGCGTATTCTTACGTTGCTCTCTTGAAAGCTTTCAATTACTTCGGTGTTAGCGTAGCAGAACCACTTTCTATGCTCTCTGTCTTTGTTACCATGTTCTTCGCTAAGATTTTCCTCAAAGAAGTTATAGGAATCAGACTGCTGGCAGCTATTTTGCTATTTTCGGGAAGTATTTTGATATATTAATGGTTTATAGCATGTACTTTTCTACGTAAACATCTACCATCAACGGAACTCTAAGTTTTACAGCATTCTCCATCTCTGTCTTAACGATATCTTTCATCATTTCCAGCTCGTCATCTGGTACTTCAAAGACTAACTCATCGTGCACTTGGAGTATCATCATACTCTTCAAGTTTGCTTTTTTCAGTCTCTCATGTATCCGTATCATAGCTATCTTCATTATATCCGCCGCAGTTCCTTGTATAGGTGTGTTTATGGCAATTCTCTCACCTTCAGCCCGGATGTTTGGATCTTTGGCGTTTATCTGTGGTACCTCTCGTCTTCGTCCAAACATCGTTTTGACATACCCGTTCTTCCTTGCAAATTCCTTCATCGTTGCTATATAGCTTTGAACACCTTTGTAGGTGTTGAAGTACGCATCTATGATTCTTCTTGTTTCCTTCACATCTAATCCTATTCTTCTTGACAACCCGTAAGGTGAAACACCGTAAACTATCGCAAAATTGACCATCTTCCCAATTCTTCTCATGCTTTCATTGACGAATTCGTCACTCACACCAAATATCTTTTTCGCCGTCTCTAAGTGTATATCTCTGTTGTCACTAAAAGCTTTTATAAGTTCTTCATCTTCACTCATGTGTGCAAGCACGCGGAGTTCAATCTGCGAATAATCTGCCCCAAGTATCCACCAATTTTCCTTCTGCGGTTTAACGGCCATCCTTATTTCTCTTCCTTCATCTGTCCTGCCTGGTAGATTTTGTAGGTTTGGATCTGAACTACTCAATCTACCTGTTGCAGTTCCGGTCTGGTTAAACGATGCGTGAACACGCCCTGTATACTTGTTAACCATTGTTGGTATTGCATCCACGTACGTGCTCTTCAACTTCTGAATCTTACGGTACTCTAAGAGAAGCCGTGCTATCTCGAAGTCAGGTGCTAAGTTCTCTAAAACCTCGACGTCTGTAGAATAAGCTCCCGTGTTTGTTGATTTCATTACCGGTAGCTTTAGTTTTTCAAAAAGTATGTACCCAACTTGTTTTGGAGAGTTCAAATTGAAAGGTTCACCTGCTATTTCGTATATGCGCTGCGACAGTGAAGAGAGTTTTCTCTCCATCTCTACAGACAGTGCCGAAAGGTACTGCGTATCAAAGAATACACCGTTGAGTT
The DNA window shown above is from Fervidobacterium changbaicum and carries:
- a CDS encoding DMT family transporter, with amino-acid sequence MDALIVPQMAGLLWMSLRIILLGYERIAGNRISKGSPTFVAAWGFFFFSFLSFFPFFNTITWKILLNSLVSGTIYSISFSLYTYALGNEDASVIAPLYNLNAIFLVILAAMFLGEHFSVKRLLGALLMIYGVSFLKKGENVVISYKNIIKSKGAVAMIVASLLMAIGRIIDRKFTINLSPIGYSVGIYLVISAYILIYGVATGSRIPDYISLVKQKWIYLILGGICNAYSYVALLKAFNYFGVSVAEPLSMLSVFVTMFFAKIFLKEVIGIRLLAAILLFSGSILIY